From one Botrytis cinerea B05.10 chromosome 7, complete sequence genomic stretch:
- the Bcmet30 gene encoding Bcmet30, whose translation MVTMASNHDESSALRHNVELDLERSRKNTSTGDIRELCLASKEPSNRESLDTDIVESIAPLSMEDNCRADHDHSDPTITISSTSKLAGQTVAPFLAKHIPEQYAPFGPPQTTSLSRKDPNTKYCYRHRPDSKCRRTADEPTMENLQRELETLSQSDQQGISHVWTLFSAAPSKHRNLMLQGILSQCCFPQLSYISSSVKNLIRIDFITALPSEISFKILCYLDTTSLCKAAQVSRQWRIMADDDVVWHKMCEQHIDRKCTKCGWGLPLLERKRLRDWKRQQQLRATGLGLNGQSPQITAMSDTLRNTETSVVTLNASGKRSAPESESSEESSKRQRTNPEESCLGRPRFRPWKDVYKDRFKVGTNWKYGRCSLKIFRGHSNGVTCLQFDDNILATGSYDATIKIWDIETGECLRTLRGHTSGIRTLQFDDTKLISGSLDRSIRVWNWRTGECMSSYPGHTDGVVGLHFEGNLLASGSIDRTVKVWNFEDKSTFGLRGHKDWVNAVKVDSASRTLFSASDDCTIRLWDLDTRRTIQTFEGHVGPVQQVTILPPEYEFDDVDVEEADDGTSSTSSSTDLNRPIGESCSSSQSSSLFDSWPAGRPCPPRYILTGALDNNLRLWDVSTGRCLKTLFGHVEGVWALAGDTLRVVSGAQDMMTKVWDARTGKCDRTFTGHRGPVTCIGLSDSRMCTGSEDCEVRLYSFKGEVGGQEKENECTGFIEEEMTLV comes from the exons ATGGTCACTATGGCGTCAAATCATGACGAATCTTCAGCATTGCGCCATAACGTCGAATTGGATCTGGAGCGGTCAAGAAAGAATACTTCAACGGGAGACATTCGAGAATTATGTTTAGCATCCAAAGAACCATCGAATCGCGAAAGTCTCGATACTGATATAGTTGAATCCATTGCACCTCTCTCAATGGAAGACAATTGCAGAGCCGATCACGATCATTCAGATCCGACAATCACCATCTCGTCGACAAGTAAATTGGCTGGTCAAACAGTTGCGCCTTTCCTTGCGAAACATATTCCAGAACAATACGCTCCTTTTGGTCCCCCACAAACCACATCACTCTCACGGAAGGATCCCAATACAAAATACTGTTATCGACATCGACCAGATTCAAAATGTCGAAGAACCGCAGATGAACCTACAATGGAGAATCTACAAAGA GAACTTGAGACCTTGTCGCAATCAGATCAACAAGGTATCTCTCACGTTTGGACTCTCTTCTCTGCTGCGCCATCGAAACATCGAAACCTTATGCTGCAAGGCATCCTATCGCAATGCTGCTTTCCACAATTATCCTACATCTCCTCCTCTGTCAAGAACCTCATTCGAATTGACTTCATCACAGCTTTACCTTCCGAAATCTCCTTCAAAATTCTCTGTTATCTCGATACAACTTCCTTATGCAAAGCTGCTCAAGTCAGTAGACAATGGCGAATAATGGCAGACGATGATGTTGTTTGGCACAAGATGTGTGAACAACATATTGATAGAAAGTGTACAAAGTGCGGATGGGGTTTACCATTATTGGAACGAAAACGATTGAGGGATTGGAAAAGACAACAACAATTGCGAGCTACAGGATTGGGCCTTAATGGCCAATCGCCTCAAATTACAGCCATGTCGGATACTTTGCGCAATACGGAAACAAGTGTTGTGACATTAAATGCCTCGGGGAAGAGAAGTGCTCCTGAGTCGGAGTCCTCAGAAGAAAGTTCAAAGCGACAACGTACCAATCCGGAGGAATCATGTCTGGGAAGACCAAGATTTAGGCCATGGAAGGATGTATACAAGGATCGATTCAAGGTTGGAACGAATTGGAAATATGGTCGATGCTCATTAAAAATATTCCGAGGTCATTCGAATGGTGTTACTTGTCTACAATTCGATGACAATATTCTCGCTACTGGATCATATGATGCGACTATCAAGATTTGGGATATTGAGACGGGAGAATGTTTACGAACTTTACGGGGTCACACGTCTGGAATTCGAACATTACAATTTGATGATACCAAGTTGATCAGTGGAAGTCTTGATAGAAGTATTCGAGTTTGGAATTGGCGCACTGGAGAATGCATGTCTTCTTATCCAGGTCATACTGATGGAGTTGTTGGTCTTCACTTTGAAGGAAATCTTTTGGCCTCAGGTTCCATTGACCGAACGGTTAAGGTctggaattttgaagataaatCTACATTCGGTTTACGGGGTCATAAAGATTGGGTTAACGCTGTCAAAGTTGATTCTGCTTCCAGAACATTATTTTCTGCTTCTGATGATTGTACCATTCGACTTTGGGATCTTGACACTCGGCGTACAATTCAGACTTTTGAAGGTCATGTGGGTCCAGTCCAACAAGTCACCATTCTACCACCAGagtatgaatttgatgatgtgGATGTTGAAGAAGCAGACGATGGAACATCAagtacatcatcatcaactgATCTCAACCGACCAATAGGAGAAAGTTGTTCTTCATCTCAAAGTTCCTCTCTCTTCGATTCTTGGCCAGCAGGCCGCCCTTGTCCTCCTCGCTATATCCTCACTGGTGCTTTGGACAACAATCTTCGTCTCTGGGATGTATCAACAGGTCGCTGTCTTAAAACACTCTTTGGTCATGTAGAAGGTGTATGGGCACTTGCAGGTGATACATTGAGAGTTGTTAGTGGAGCCCAAGATATGATGACGAAAGTGTGGGATGCAAGGACGGGAAAATGTGATAGGACATTTACAGGTCACAGAGGTCCAGTCACATGTATTGGACTAAGTGATAGTAGGATGTGTACAGGAAGTGAGGATTGTGAGGTTAGACTTTATAGTTTCAAGGGGGAAGTAGGGGGGCAGGAAAAAGAGAACGAATGTACGGGCTTCattgaggaagagatgacACTTGTTTAA